One Microbacterium keratanolyticum DNA window includes the following coding sequences:
- a CDS encoding Lrp/AsnC family transcriptional regulator — translation MPTQQSPTSGSPVDDLDLRVLAAFAQTPDTTVKALAQALRIPESTCAYRLRMLRERGIIEGLRAHLDLAALGHPVQAMIRVRLGNHSKAGVEALFDDLVHTAGVLQVFHIAGADDFLVHVAVRDAAALRDIVLEEITIHEVVRATETQLVFELREGVGVLPRAQG, via the coding sequence TTGCCCACCCAGCAATCCCCCACGAGCGGCTCCCCCGTCGACGACCTCGATCTGCGCGTTCTCGCCGCATTCGCTCAGACCCCGGACACCACCGTCAAAGCACTCGCGCAGGCGCTGCGCATCCCCGAGTCCACGTGCGCCTACCGGCTGCGGATGCTGCGCGAGCGCGGCATCATCGAAGGGCTCCGCGCACACCTGGACCTCGCTGCGCTCGGGCACCCGGTGCAGGCGATGATCCGCGTCCGCTTGGGAAACCACAGCAAGGCCGGAGTGGAGGCGCTTTTCGACGACCTCGTGCACACCGCGGGCGTGCTCCAGGTCTTCCATATCGCTGGCGCCGACGACTTCCTCGTGCACGTGGCCGTGCGCGATGCTGCCGCTCTGCGCGACATCGTGCTGGAGGAGATCACGATCCACGAGGTCGTGCGCGCCACGGAAACGCAGCTCGTGTTCGAGCTCCGCGAGGGCGTCGGCGTGCTGCCTCGCGCACAAGGGTGA
- a CDS encoding YbaK/EbsC family protein: MNTEAPLHAYIVDASALSEKSRRVHDDVRAAGVESPIHELPASAHTAVAAAAALGCDVGAIGSSLLFLVDEEPLLVMTSGRHRVDTEVLAAAMGAEQAKMAPAKLVKELTGQVIGGVAPVGHPARIRTVVDDALRAYPTVWTAAGVANTVMPMTFENLVALTDGTVITVAND; the protein is encoded by the coding sequence ATGAACACTGAGGCTCCTCTCCACGCCTACATCGTCGACGCCAGCGCCCTCAGCGAGAAGAGCCGCCGGGTGCATGACGATGTGCGCGCTGCGGGTGTGGAATCACCAATTCATGAGCTGCCCGCCTCCGCCCATACCGCGGTGGCGGCCGCCGCAGCGCTCGGCTGCGACGTCGGCGCGATCGGCAGCAGTCTGCTCTTCCTCGTCGACGAGGAGCCGCTCCTGGTGATGACGAGCGGACGCCACCGCGTCGACACCGAGGTGCTCGCCGCGGCGATGGGCGCCGAGCAGGCGAAGATGGCGCCCGCGAAGCTCGTCAAGGAGCTCACCGGTCAGGTCATCGGCGGAGTCGCCCCCGTCGGGCATCCGGCGCGCATCCGCACCGTCGTCGATGACGCGCTCCGTGCGTACCCCACCGTCTGGACCGCCGCGGGCGTCGCGAACACTGTCATGCCGATGACGTTCGAGAACCTCGTCGCTCTGACCGACGGCACGGTCATCACTGTTGCGAACGACTAG
- a CDS encoding MMPL family transporter, whose protein sequence is MNDSTASHTRREARTHRAPRWIRILLPAILILVWFAGASIGGPYFGKVNEVSSNDQTTYLPSSADATQVQERLGDFRDSDEIPAVVVIADDTALNDAAVEKISDAVASLPDTVEGVGSDVSPALPSEDGLAVQIFVPIDSSADLRDAVNAIGDEMRAAAPDGAAVHVTGPAGFTADLVNGFSGIDGLLLGVALLAVFLILIVVYRSLLLPVAVLSTSLFALTVALLSVWWLAKAGILLLSGQTQGILFILVIGAATDYSLLYVSRYREALRVNTDKWTATMEAIRGSFEPIIASGGTVIAGLLCLLLSDLKSNSTLGPVASIGIVFAMLAALTLLPAILFAFGRAAFWPRRPQYEPEVVAAENGMPTRGIWVRLAEWIRRRHRAIWIVTSLVLIAGAVGATQLDADGVPASDLVLGASDARDGQQVLGEHFPGGSGSPVYVIVPEADLQDATDVLLAQDGVDSVSVLAADSPSGTVPVTADGITAFGPPGTPAPAPTVADGDVLLQATLTNAADSDAAADTVRDLRTALHEDIPGSLVGGVTATAIDTNDASIHDRTLIIPIVLLVILVILMLLLRSILAPILLVLTTVVSFGTALGVAALLFTHVFQFPGADPAVPLFSFVFLVALGIDYNIFLMTRVREESLKHGTRDGILRGLTITGGVITSAGLVLAATFAALSVIPILFLVQIAFIVAFGVLLDTFIVRSLLVPALTYDIGRAIWWPSKLGRGRE, encoded by the coding sequence ATGAACGACTCGACGGCGTCCCACACGCGACGCGAAGCCCGTACCCACCGGGCTCCGCGCTGGATCAGAATCCTCCTGCCCGCCATCCTGATTCTCGTGTGGTTCGCGGGGGCCAGTATCGGCGGTCCCTACTTCGGCAAGGTCAACGAGGTCTCCTCCAACGACCAGACCACGTATCTGCCATCCAGCGCGGATGCCACCCAGGTGCAGGAGCGTCTGGGTGACTTCCGCGACTCCGATGAGATTCCCGCCGTGGTCGTGATCGCCGACGACACCGCACTGAACGATGCCGCCGTGGAGAAGATCAGCGACGCGGTCGCCTCCCTTCCCGACACCGTTGAAGGAGTCGGCAGCGATGTCTCACCGGCGCTCCCCTCCGAAGACGGTCTTGCGGTGCAGATCTTCGTACCCATCGACTCCAGCGCCGATCTGCGCGACGCGGTCAACGCGATCGGTGACGAGATGCGCGCCGCCGCGCCGGACGGGGCCGCCGTGCACGTCACAGGGCCCGCTGGCTTCACCGCCGACCTCGTCAATGGCTTCTCGGGCATCGACGGGCTGCTGCTGGGCGTCGCGCTGCTCGCCGTATTCCTGATTCTGATCGTCGTCTACCGTTCGCTGCTCCTGCCCGTCGCGGTTCTCTCCACGAGCCTGTTCGCCCTCACCGTCGCGCTGCTCTCGGTGTGGTGGCTGGCGAAGGCGGGGATCCTTCTGCTCTCGGGGCAGACGCAGGGAATCCTGTTCATCCTCGTGATCGGCGCCGCCACCGACTACTCGCTGCTCTACGTCTCGCGCTACCGCGAGGCCCTGCGCGTCAACACCGACAAGTGGACCGCGACGATGGAGGCGATCCGCGGCTCCTTCGAGCCGATCATCGCCTCCGGCGGCACCGTCATCGCCGGACTCCTCTGCCTGCTGCTCAGCGACCTCAAGTCGAACAGCACGCTCGGCCCCGTGGCATCCATCGGGATCGTCTTCGCGATGCTCGCTGCCCTCACCCTGCTGCCCGCCATCCTCTTCGCCTTCGGCCGCGCCGCCTTCTGGCCGCGCCGTCCACAGTACGAGCCTGAGGTCGTCGCCGCCGAGAACGGCATGCCCACGCGGGGCATCTGGGTGCGCCTGGCCGAGTGGATCCGTCGGCGCCACCGCGCGATCTGGATCGTCACCTCGCTGGTGCTGATCGCCGGCGCCGTCGGTGCAACGCAGCTGGACGCCGACGGCGTCCCCGCCTCCGACCTCGTGCTCGGCGCGAGCGACGCACGCGACGGCCAGCAGGTGCTCGGCGAGCATTTCCCCGGCGGATCCGGAAGCCCGGTGTACGTCATCGTTCCCGAAGCCGATCTTCAGGACGCCACCGACGTACTTCTCGCGCAGGACGGTGTGGACAGCGTCTCGGTGCTCGCTGCCGACTCCCCCAGTGGCACCGTCCCTGTGACCGCGGACGGCATCACGGCCTTCGGCCCTCCGGGAACACCCGCCCCCGCCCCCACCGTGGCCGACGGCGACGTGCTGCTCCAGGCGACGCTCACGAATGCCGCGGATTCCGACGCGGCCGCCGACACCGTACGCGACCTGCGCACTGCGCTGCACGAAGACATTCCCGGTTCGCTCGTCGGCGGTGTCACCGCGACGGCGATCGACACGAACGACGCATCCATCCACGATCGCACCCTGATCATCCCGATCGTTCTGCTGGTGATCCTGGTGATCCTGATGCTGCTGCTGCGCTCGATCCTCGCCCCGATCCTGCTCGTCCTGACGACCGTGGTGTCGTTCGGCACCGCGCTCGGCGTCGCGGCCCTCCTGTTCACGCACGTGTTCCAGTTCCCGGGCGCCGACCCGGCGGTGCCCCTGTTCAGTTTCGTGTTCCTCGTTGCCCTCGGCATCGACTACAACATCTTCCTGATGACGCGCGTGCGCGAAGAATCTCTGAAACACGGCACCCGTGACGGCATCCTGCGCGGACTCACGATCACCGGAGGTGTGATCACCTCGGCCGGCCTCGTGCTTGCGGCGACCTTCGCCGCGCTGTCAGTGATCCCGATCCTGTTCCTCGTGCAGATCGCCTTCATCGTCGCGTTCGGCGTGCTGCTCGACACGTTCATTGTGCGTTCCCTGCTCGTGCCGGCGCTCACCTACGACATCGGACGAGCGATCTGGTGGCCGTCAAAGCTGGGACGGGGCAGGGAGTAG
- a CDS encoding trans-sulfuration enzyme family protein codes for MTLRPETIAVHAGRTDFAALGVHAAPIDLSSTNPLPDIEHGGDSYESMATGGHPLAGGGNVYARLWNPTVARFEEALAELEHADAAVAFGSGMAALTAAILSHTTAVGKPHIVAVRPLYGGTDHLLDSGLLGAETTFCAPGEVAASIRPETGLVVLETPANPTLDLVDIAEVVAQAGVVPVLVDNTFATPLLQNPLDLGAAMSMHSATKYIGGHGDVIAGVIACSEQTAEALRRVRAITGALLHPLGAYLLHRGLATLPIRLERQQATAQTIAEWLSTQDGVLEVFYPGMRDGERALLARQMRGSGAMIAVRLRGGFEAASALTSGVELFTHAVSLGGVDSLIQHPAALTHRPVAAEARPGADIVRLSIGLEHPDDLIDDLTQALHKAAAAAATSVAGTTAAR; via the coding sequence ATGACTTTGCGCCCTGAGACCATCGCCGTTCATGCCGGACGCACCGACTTCGCAGCCCTCGGCGTGCACGCCGCCCCGATCGATCTGTCGTCGACGAACCCGCTGCCTGATATCGAACACGGTGGTGACTCCTATGAGTCGATGGCTACAGGAGGTCACCCTCTGGCCGGTGGTGGCAACGTCTATGCCCGGCTGTGGAACCCCACGGTCGCCCGGTTCGAGGAGGCGCTCGCCGAACTGGAGCACGCAGATGCCGCGGTCGCCTTCGGTTCGGGCATGGCGGCGCTGACCGCCGCGATTCTGTCGCACACGACCGCAGTCGGAAAACCGCACATCGTGGCGGTGCGTCCGCTCTACGGCGGCACCGACCACCTGTTGGATTCGGGTCTCCTCGGTGCGGAGACGACATTCTGCGCCCCCGGCGAGGTCGCTGCGAGCATCCGCCCCGAGACGGGCCTCGTGGTGCTGGAGACCCCGGCGAATCCCACACTCGATCTGGTCGACATCGCCGAGGTCGTCGCGCAGGCCGGCGTGGTTCCGGTGCTGGTCGACAACACCTTCGCGACTCCGCTGCTGCAGAACCCGTTGGATCTGGGCGCGGCGATGTCGATGCACAGCGCCACCAAGTACATCGGCGGGCATGGAGACGTCATCGCGGGTGTGATCGCCTGCTCCGAGCAGACCGCCGAGGCGCTGCGTCGGGTGCGTGCGATCACAGGGGCTCTGCTGCATCCCCTGGGGGCGTACCTGCTGCACCGTGGTCTTGCGACCCTCCCGATTCGTCTGGAACGGCAGCAGGCGACGGCGCAGACGATCGCCGAGTGGCTGTCGACGCAGGACGGAGTGCTCGAGGTGTTCTATCCCGGCATGCGCGACGGTGAGCGCGCACTGCTCGCGCGGCAGATGCGGGGCAGCGGTGCGATGATCGCCGTGCGTCTGCGTGGCGGATTCGAGGCGGCATCCGCTCTCACCTCCGGGGTGGAGCTCTTCACTCACGCGGTGTCCCTGGGCGGCGTGGACTCCCTCATCCAACATCCGGCAGCGCTCACCCACCGCCCCGTCGCCGCTGAGGCGCGTCCGGGCGCGGACATCGTGCGGCTGTCGATCGGGCTCGAGCACCCCGACGATCTCATCGACGATCTGACACAGGCGCTCCACAAGGCGGCCGCGGCCGCTGCGACGTCGGTCGCCGGGACAACCGCCGCGCGCTAG
- a CDS encoding putative Ig domain-containing protein, translating to MAVRRALSIAGLSLVVAMGLFVVSPPQPSQAATALGPDFVDDYTLLDLGQPAGVPLPLGGVTIKVDDPNVLLVGGSANTANGAIYAVPIERDPVTDEVIGFAGPGTLYADAPYIDGGLAYMPGTQTLFFTAYPTHQIGQILPGQTAPARIDDLAGTGIPESVGSFVFTPVSFGGSGALRVLSFSQGGFYTLPFTPNGDGTVTLGATATPGPAVPSGAEGVVYVPDGSAAFPAPSMLIANYSNQSVSAYEVDGVGAPVLDTERPFLSGLTGVVGSYIDVLSGDFLFTSFHGGNSVTVVRGFASTEIAPMIHTAWVPTATVGSPYITAIAVTGEPMPSVVVSAGELPPGLAFDPLSRVISGVPEAPGEFSFSVTATNSAGTDTRAFNISVAPLTVVPDITTTALPDGKVGTAYEAAVAATGVPAPTFEVVSGALAPGLTLDAVTGKITGTPSEAGDFTWEVAAINSAGRDTQEFRVVIAASPVITPSPTPASSQTPSLAASGIDPTPLILAGAVGAVVIVAGAVTFLVGRRRQG from the coding sequence ATGGCTGTGCGTCGTGCGCTGAGCATCGCTGGATTGTCACTGGTGGTCGCTATGGGACTGTTCGTGGTCTCACCGCCGCAGCCGAGCCAGGCCGCGACGGCCTTGGGGCCGGACTTCGTCGACGACTACACCCTCCTTGATCTCGGCCAGCCCGCGGGCGTGCCCCTGCCGCTCGGTGGCGTGACGATCAAGGTCGATGATCCGAACGTCCTTCTGGTCGGAGGCAGTGCGAACACGGCGAACGGTGCGATCTACGCGGTCCCGATCGAGCGCGACCCGGTCACGGATGAGGTCATCGGCTTCGCGGGCCCCGGCACGTTGTACGCGGATGCCCCGTACATCGACGGTGGGCTCGCCTACATGCCCGGAACACAGACGCTCTTCTTCACCGCGTATCCCACGCATCAGATCGGGCAGATCCTGCCTGGTCAGACGGCGCCCGCTCGGATCGATGATCTCGCGGGCACGGGCATCCCGGAATCGGTGGGGTCCTTCGTTTTCACTCCGGTGTCCTTCGGTGGTTCGGGTGCGCTTCGCGTCCTCTCATTCAGTCAGGGTGGCTTCTACACTCTCCCGTTCACGCCGAACGGGGACGGGACAGTCACTCTGGGCGCGACGGCGACGCCGGGCCCTGCTGTTCCATCCGGAGCCGAGGGCGTCGTGTATGTACCGGACGGATCGGCGGCTTTCCCGGCACCCAGCATGCTGATCGCGAATTACAGCAATCAATCCGTCTCCGCTTACGAAGTCGATGGGGTGGGCGCGCCAGTGCTGGACACCGAGCGCCCGTTCCTCTCGGGTCTCACAGGGGTGGTCGGCTCATACATCGATGTGCTGTCGGGTGACTTTCTGTTCACGTCGTTCCACGGGGGCAACAGCGTCACGGTCGTGCGCGGCTTCGCTTCCACGGAGATCGCTCCCATGATTCACACGGCGTGGGTGCCGACCGCGACGGTCGGTTCTCCCTACATCACTGCGATCGCGGTCACAGGTGAGCCGATGCCTTCTGTCGTCGTGTCGGCGGGGGAGCTGCCTCCGGGTCTTGCGTTCGATCCGCTCTCCCGAGTGATCTCGGGCGTGCCAGAGGCGCCGGGCGAATTCAGCTTCAGCGTCACGGCGACCAACAGCGCCGGGACAGACACCCGGGCCTTCAACATCTCCGTTGCGCCGCTGACGGTGGTGCCGGACATCACGACCACTGCGCTCCCGGACGGCAAGGTGGGGACTGCCTACGAGGCCGCGGTCGCGGCGACCGGTGTTCCAGCTCCGACCTTTGAGGTCGTGAGCGGGGCGCTCGCCCCGGGCCTCACGCTCGATGCTGTGACCGGGAAGATCACCGGAACCCCCTCAGAAGCGGGCGACTTCACCTGGGAGGTCGCCGCGATCAACAGCGCGGGCCGTGACACCCAGGAATTCCGTGTGGTCATCGCCGCCTCGCCGGTCATCACGCCTTCGCCTACTCCAGCGTCATCGCAGACACCCTCCTTGGCCGCGAGCGGCATCGATCCGACCCCGCTAATCCTCGCGGGTGCTGTCGGTGCTGTGGTCATCGTGGCCGGTGCGGTGACTTTCCTCGTCGGGCGTCGTCGTCAGGGGTGA
- a CDS encoding AAA family ATPase translates to MRVVVSGTHASGKSTLISDFATRHPEFTVLPDPFELLDESSDSPSVAMFAAQLRRAADRLTEEHDGAPFIAERGPLDFLAYLRAMETLSGAALDEDALERATALTVHAMRAVDVLIVLPLSARDPIPVGEEENPELREAMDAALLDLIDSPDVLDASITVAELSGAPGTRLSALEALLAAGPRHP, encoded by the coding sequence ATGCGCGTCGTCGTCTCCGGGACCCATGCGAGTGGCAAGAGCACACTGATCTCGGACTTCGCCACCCGGCATCCGGAGTTCACGGTGCTTCCGGACCCTTTCGAACTGCTCGATGAGTCGTCAGACTCTCCCAGCGTCGCGATGTTCGCAGCGCAGCTGCGTCGTGCCGCCGACCGCCTGACGGAAGAGCACGACGGTGCTCCCTTCATTGCCGAGCGTGGCCCGCTGGACTTCCTCGCCTACCTTCGCGCGATGGAGACGCTGAGCGGTGCAGCACTCGATGAGGACGCGCTCGAGCGCGCGACGGCGCTCACCGTTCACGCGATGCGCGCCGTCGACGTGCTCATCGTGCTGCCGCTCAGTGCCCGCGATCCGATTCCCGTGGGAGAGGAGGAGAATCCGGAACTGCGCGAGGCGATGGATGCCGCGCTCCTCGACCTCATCGACAGCCCTGACGTCCTCGATGCCAGCATCACCGTAGCCGAGCTCTCCGGCGCCCCGGGGACGCGGCTCTCGGCGCTGGAGGCTCTCCTGGCCGCGGGCCCGCGTCACCCCTGA